Sequence from the Lentilitoribacter sp. Alg239-R112 genome:
ATGGAACGCATAACATTCAGGCGTCGATCATTATTATGTTCATCTGAAAGGCCGATGGCTTCCATAAGTCCATCAAGAATCTTGCGGTTGTTTACACGAATTACATACTGCCCGCGCTTAATTCCAAGTGCTTCCATCGTATCAGCCATCATCATGCACATTTCGGCATCGGCTTGCACGCCCGGTGCACCGACGATATCGGCATCGAACTGCATGAATTGTCTAAAGCGGCCCGGCCCGGGTTTTTCATTGCGAAAAACCCAACCTGAACGATAGGTACGATATGGCAGTTGGATTTCGTTGAAATTTTCAGCGACATGGCGAGCTAGCGGCGCGGTTAGGTCATAGCGCAGGCTCATCCATTGATCATCATCATCTTGCAGAGAGAAAACACCGGCATTAGGACGATCTGTATCTGGCAAAAACTTACCCAGCGCATCGGTATATTCAAACATTGGCGTTTCGACAGGTTCAAAACCAAAACGCTCATAAACTGTTTTGATTTTACCAAGCATCTCTTCGGTTGCTCTGATGTCAAACGGTGTACGATCAGGAAAACCACGCGGCAAACGTGCCCTTAATTTCGGTGCTTTCTTATTCTTTTTAGCCATAGGAAACTCTGCTGGAAATCTCAGATAATTGTAATTCGCCGCTTCGTACCGCATCCTGCCCGATGCAGCAAGCTTTGTTGTTGATTTTTGAACCCTTGAAATTGCTCAATATTAGCCCGTTGGACGCTTAAAATTACGCCTGGCTTCCTCGATTATTGCGCGATGATGGCACCCTTCAACGTGATCATTGACGATGCCCATGGCTTGCATAAAGGCATAAGCTGTTGTGGGGCCAACAAAGCTCCACCCTCTTTTCTTAAGGTCTTTTGAAATTGTAGTTGATCGCTCGGTCTTACCTAGCGTTCGAAGCGTTGCATAATCACATTTATCAGGTCGTTCGCTCTCATCTGGTTCCTGCGCCCAAAAATAATGCCCGAGTGAACCAAACTCTTTTTGCATCTCAAGTGCACGATTTGCATTATTGACCGCTGATTTGATTTTGCCCCGATGACGGATAATACCAGCATCGAGAACGAGGCGTTCAATGTCGTCTTGTGTAAAGGCTGCTACCTTTTCAATTTCAAAATTGCAGAATGCTTTCCTGAAATTTTCGCGTTTCCGCAGAATTGTGAGCCATGAAAGGCCAGACTGAAACCCTTCAAGACAAAGTTTCTCAAACAAGCGTTCATCATCATCAACAGGAACTCCCCACTCATTGTCATGATATTCAATATAATCGGGCAAGTCAGACGGCCACCAACAACGTGTTATTCCATCTTCGCCTTTAATTAATCCTTCGTCAGGTGTATCATCAGACATCACTCGATCCTCGCAAATTCAAATCATTTAAGCTTCATTAACTTTGTTTCTAAAGCTTCTGATAACCCTGACAAAGAGTTTATTTAAAATTCGATCAATTATCTTCATTGATTCATAATTTGGTATCCAAGCTAAGCGACAATTTCATTATATAGTAGAGTTATTTTATTTAACGCCTAGTAGTGAGTACGTTCAATGAAGTTTTCCCGAATTGGTTTGCTGATAGCAGCAACTGCGATTTTTGCTTCGCCAACAATGGCTAATGATCGCTATCGCACAAAACCACCTGTTACAGTGAGCCCAAGCTTAGAATCCACTTGGGTATTACAATTAAATGGTGGCCAAGTTAGAAGTCGCTCTGTCCAACGAGTACAAAGACGACAGAAGCAGCGTGTTGTTCGACGTTCATTGACTACAGGAGAACAACGAAGTGGCGTCGTCATCCGTCAGGCTGCTGTTGCACCTGCTGCCAAAAAGAAAGCGGTCAAGCCGCAACTCAGCGCTCAGTTCTTACCTCAATTGGTGAATTACGAGAGTGATAAGAAGGTTGGATCGATCGTTATCGATACCCAAACAAAACATCTGTATCTCATTCTTGGAGATGGCAAGGCACGCCGCTATGGCGTTGGTGTCGGCAAGCAAGGGTTTGAATGGACAGGTAGTGAAAAAATTACACGCAAAGGCGAATGGCCATCCTGGCGACCACCAGCTGAAATGATTGCGCGAGAGAAGAAAAAGGGGCGCATTCTTCCAACCCATATGGAGGGTGGACCACAAAACCCACTTGGTGCACGTGCGCTTTATCTGGGTTCAACGCTTTACCGTATCCACGGAACAAACCAACCTTGGACAATTGGACAAGCGGTATCTTCTGGCTGTATCCGCATGCGTAACCAAGACGTCGTTGATCTTTACGAACGCGTGAAGGTTGGTGCTAGAGTAACTGTTATATAAAGCTTGCCTATCATTTGAGCAAATAGGCAAATTTCAATCCTTTTGGAGCGCCGAAGTACATTCGGCGCTTTTTTCTTGCCGAAATTGATATGAAAGTCGATCAATTTTTCCAAAAATCTTACCTTCCCTTCTTGCACTTAGAGAAAACAATGCTAGTTTCTGATAAATCCAAATCAGGGGAGCTGAGGGCCATGGGTTACTCAAGAAAATTTTACGTTGCAGTAAGCTTTGTACTTGCAATGGTATTTGCAACACCACATACATTCGCTTTTACATATGACACAGGCCGAATTTTGGGTCTCGAAAACAGTACTGATGTTGTTCAAGTCGCTGTTAAAAAGAAGATGAACCCAAAGTTCCGTCGTCGCAATGTTCGCATAGAGACAAGCCAAAAACCTGGCACGATCATCATCGATAGCAATACAAAGTATCTGTATTACATTACAGGGAAAAACAAAGCTATTCGTTATGGTGTTGGCGTGGGCCGCGATGGCTTTGGTTGGGGCGGCACTGTCAAAATTGGTCGTAAAGCTGAATGGCCATCATGGACACCACCAAAAACAATGATCCGCCGCGAAGCAGCTAAAGGCCGCAAAATTCCTTCATATATGAAGGGTGGCATTAACAACCCATTGGGTGCCCGCGCAATGTACCTCTACCGTGGTGGCCGCGATACAATCTTTAGAATCCACGGTACAAACCAGCCCTGGACAATCGGACACAACATGTCCTCTGGCTGCATCCGCATGGTCAACAAGGATGTTGAGCACCTTTATAAGCGTGCGAAAATCGGTACAAAAGTTATTGTGATTAAAGACGGTGCATCAAGCGCTAAATATTACAAACCTAAAAAGGGTTTCTTCGGCGCATAAGCTACATTGAAACTTAAGAATACAAAACCCGATCAATATTAAGTTGTTCGGGTTTTTTGTTATCCAGTTTTCAGCTTGGTCTATTTAAGCTCTTTTGGTTTGTTTCCACCATAAACCCAATTTAACAATTCAACCGTATGAATGATCGGGACATCTGTTCCAGATGCAATTTGTGTGATGCAGCCAATATTACCTGCGGCAATGATATCTGGTTTGGTCGACATAATATTGTTGACCTTCCGCTCTTTGAGCTTATCAGCAATTTCACTCTGCAAAATATTATATGTTCCTGCCGAACCACAACATAGATGTCCCTCTGGCGGGTCTTTAACGATAAATCCAGCCTTTTTAAGCAACGTCTTCGGATGGGTTGTAATTTTCTGGCCATGCTGCATTGAACAGGCTGAATGGTATGTAACCGTTAGCGGTTCGTCTATCTTTGATTCAGGTAACTCCATTTCAACAAGGAATTCGGTAATGTCTTTTGCGAGTGTTGAGACCTTTGCGGCCTTATCTGCATAGGATGTATCTTCGCGCAGCATATGGCCATAATCTTTTATGGTTGTGCCGCACCCCGAAGCGGTTATGATGATCGCATCAAGACCGCCATTCTCAACTTCGCGCATCCAGACATCGACATTGTTTTTGGCCGATTGTAATGCTGCCTCCTCCCGCCCCATATGATGAGTAAGCGAACCACAACACGTTTCGCCTTTTGGAATGACAACCTCAACACCAATGCGCGTGAGAAGCTCTATTGTTGCCGCATTAATACTGGGACTAAGAACCGGCTGTGCGCAACCAGATAAAATGGCGACCCGCGCCTTTTTAACACCCGTGTTTTTACGAGTGCCAGGTTCAGAGGATCGTTGATCACTTGAGATAGAAGGTGGTGCAAGGTCTAGCATGGCGCCAAGCGGCTTCAATGGCTTTATAGCTCTAAACAGCGTTGCAAAAGGTCTCCCAAGTTGCGCGAAACGCAGAGCCAGACGGAAACGTTTTGGGTATGGCAAGATATTAACCAACAACGCCCTAATCATTCGATCTGCAAAGGGTCTGTCATAGGTTTTCTCGATATATGCACGCGCATTATCGATCAGGTGCATATAATTCACACCCGATGGACATGTGGTCATGCAGGCAAGACAGGAAAGGCATCTATCTAGATGTGTCACGGTTTTTTCGTCTGCTGGGCGATCATTTTCCAACATATCTTTGATGAGATAAATTCTACCGCGAGGACTATCAAGTTCATTTCCAAGTGTGACGTATGTTGGACAAGTAGCTGTGCAAAATCCACAATGAACACATTTGCGTAAGATCTTTTCAGATTCAGCGACATTTGAATCTGCAAGCTGGGCAAGGGAAAAATCTGTTCTCATTTATTTAACTCGCAGCTTTTTGAGACGTATCATGCTCGCGGTACATACGCCCTGGATTTAGAATATTATTTGGATCAAATTGATGCTTAATACGTTCCGACAATGTAGCAACAGCTGCGTTCTGAGGTTCGAATATGTCGACGGGTTCATCGAGTTCTGCACTCTTTTTAAGGAGTGTTGCGTATCCACTGCCCACTTTTTGTACAGCTTGTCTTACAGCGCTGACATTTCCAACGGTATTGTCTGCAATCCAAACCAGACCACCCTGCCAGTCGTAAAATGCATCTATATCTGACATATTACTTAACTCAGCGACGACCTTATACCCATCACTTGGCGCAACAGATACTTTCCAAATCGAGGCCTTGGCCCGTTCATGAAATGGCTTAACGTTCGACATCTCCGTCCAAAGTGCCGCGGAATTTGATGTGTCAAGGAACGATATATCACCATATTTGTGCATAATGGCTTGTAACTTTTCTTTCCGTACTTTGACTGATAGCTCCAATCCTTCGAGACGCAACATGGTCATGGATTTTCCTGAGAACTTGCCATCTAGAACTGTATTCGACAATGACTGAGGAAGATGGGCAGCGGCTGATACTTCCACAGATTGCGCCATTGCTAATGCCATAGCTTCTGTCGCTTCACGATCACCTAAACCGTGAATTATGATTGTTGTGGCCACTTCCTGCTTTGGCAGCACCTTAAATGTGACATCACGCATAATACCTAAAGTTCCCCATGACCCTGCCAAAAACTTAACCAGATCCAGACCAGTAACGTTTTTCATCACCTTGCCACCAGTTTTGATTAACTGACCTTTTCCATTAACGAAATTTATGCCCAGCAAACCGTCTCGTGCTGCACCTGCAACCAGGCGGCGCGAACCGGACAGGTTTGCAGCGAAAATGCCACCCATAGTTTGGTTGCCTGTTGTTCCCAAAAGAATGGAATAATCTGCAGGTTCAAATGCTAGCATCTGATTGTTCTCATCCAATGCAGCCTTCACCAGATCTAAAGATGTTCCCGCATTTGCCGACATCACCAGTTCAGATGCTGTATATTCCACAATGCCAGATAGCTGGGACAGCTCTAGCTGGATATCAGACGCAACATTATAACCAATGGGCCTCTTAGTTCCTGCGCCTCTGATCTCAATTGCCTCAACATCTCTGTAAGCTTGAGCAACGACCTCAACCAATTCTTCCGATGATGTTGGTGCGACTATATTTTGCATGGTCATTCCCCTCCCCTTACGTCGAGTGGAAACACTTTTGAGGGATTGAATATCCATTTCGGATCAAAAGCTGCACGCACATTCATCTGTTGATCAAGATCAGCTTGGCTATATTGATGTGTCATCAAATCCCGTTTTTCGATCCCAACACCATGCTCTCCAGTTAGGCAACCACCAGCATCCACACAAAGCTTGAGAATATCCATACCTGCTTGCTCAGCCTTTATGCTCTCTTCAGGATCATTCATGTTAAACAGAATAAGAGGGTGCATATTGCCATCGCCTGCATGGAAAACATTCGCAACACGCAGACCATATTTCTTTACGATCTCAGCTGTCTGTTCCAGCACATAAGATAATTGACCAAGCGGTACCGTTCCATCCATGCACATGTAATCCGCAATTCGGCCTGTTGCACCAAAGGCAGATTTTCGCCCTTTCCAGATCAATGCAGCTTCAAAAGCAGATTGACTTTCTTTAACCGTTTTAACGTTGTGTTGTTTGGCAATTTCAATGATTTTATCAAGCATATCCTGCATTTCGGCATCTGACCCCTCAACTTCGACAATTAGGAGAGCTTCAACATCGAGAGGATACCCCGCACCTGCAAATGCCTCACAAATTTCAATTGCTAGCTTATCCATATATTCGATTGCGACAGGAATGATACCGGCGCCAATAACATCACGAACACAACTGCCAGCATCGTCAGCAGTATCAAACCCGAACAAAACCGGTCTCGCGCCAGCAGGTTTTGCAAGCAATCTAACCGTTGCTTCTGTTATAATTCCCAACTGACCTTCCGAACCGCAGATGATGCCTAATAGATCATAACCGGACGCATCCAATGCCTTACCGCCCAGCTCTACGATCGTTCCGTCGAACAGCACCATTTTTATGCCGAGCAAGTTGTTTGTCGTCACACCATATTTTAGGCAATGGGCACCACCAGAATTCATGGCGATGTTGCCGCCTATTGTGCAAGCAAGTTGAGAGCTGGGGTCAGGTGCATAGAAAAAACCATCCGCATCAGTCGCTTGCGAAATTGAAATATTTGTAACACCCGCCTGTACAATGGCACATCTGTTATCAAGGTCGATTTCCAAGATTCTGTTCATCTTTGAAAGACCAATTACAACTGCATCTTCCTGGGGTATCGCACCGCCTGCAAGAGATGTTCCTGCACCACGTGGGACAATGGGAACACTCTGATCATGACAATATTTAATAAGAGCCGCAACCTGTTCAGTTGTTTCCGGCAAAACCACTGCCAACGGCAAGCGGCGATAGGCGATAAAAGCATCCGTCTCAAAGGGGACAAGTTCACGTTCATCTGTAATCAAGCAATCAACTGGCACAAGGTTAGCTAAACCATTTATAATCTGACCTCTGCGAGACATGATTTCAGCATCAGGCTCCAGAAATTTTATAATCTCAGTCATGGGCACCTCATTTATTGGTAAAAAATGTTTACCACATGATTTTGCAATTAGCAATCTCAACACATTTGTGCATATTATGAAAAAATAAATGATCCATATTGCAAATTTTGACGTAAAAAACTCAAAGTCTATAATTTCGCTCGCAACAGGGAATCGATCATGAACAATCTTGGTGATTTAGAAGTTTTTGCTCGCATGGTCTCTGCTGGCTCGATGTCCGCCGCCGGCCGTGAACTGGGTCTATCTCCTGCGGTTGTGTCAAAACGCTTAAGACGGTTAGAGGATCGCCTGGGTACCCGCCTTATGAACAGGACTACGCGACAGATTTCTCTTACCGAGGCTGGGCAAGGTTTTTATGAACGCGTACTGGCAATACTTGCCGGACTAGAAGATGCTGAAGCATTTGTAAGTAGACGATCGAATACAGCGAAGGGGACGTTGAAAATTTCAGCCCCGACATCTTTTGGCCGCATGCATATTGCACCTCATCTGAAAGCATTTTTTGAGCAAAATAGCGACATCCAGATAAATCTGAATCTTCATGATGACATGACCGATATCGTCGGGGAAGGCTACGATTTAGCCATCCGCATTGCAGAATTAAAGGATTCAAGCCTTGTAGCAAAGAAACTTGCGCCAGTCCGACGAATTTTGTGCGCAACACCAGAATACCTCAAAGACAACGGCACACCATCAAACCTTGCCGACCTTGAACACCACACATGTATTTCAAATCACAATAGCGATACATGGAAACTCGAGAATGAAGAAGAGATTTTTCATTTCCGCCCATCTGGCCCTATTCAAACAAACTCAAGCGAAGTTGTACGCGAAGCCGTTCTATCAGGCGCTGGCATAGCCCTTCGCTCTACATGGGATATCGGGGAAAGCCTAAATTCAGGCCAGCTTGAACAAGTCCTGCCTCAATTTGAAAGCTCGCGCCTTGTTGCTATTCACGCAATTTATGCCAGCAAAACTTTTCTCCCGTTGAAAGTGCGTTTATTTATAGACTATCTTGCTAACCTTTATGGCAACATACCCTATTGGGATAGAAATTTAGTGCAGGATGATCCCGATCAAATATCGCAATTTCGGTCTCATGCATAAATTCCTATAAAATTTCCGATTTATCTTTTTGGATAAATTAATTGACCAAAATGAAATGACTTGCTAACTTATCCACTAGGTTAGGGTCATGACAAAGAACATTTTCTCTCAAATATCACAGCACAAAACAGCTGATCAAGCGGCAGAGCACATTGAAGAGCTCATCCTAGAAGGAATTTTGCGGTTCGGCGACAAATTGCCTGCTGAAAGAGATCTTGCCGAGCAATTGGATATTTCAAGACCCGTACTACGGCATGCGATTAAAGATCTTGAAGCACGGGAGCTTTTATATACAAAGCCGGGTGGCGGAACATATGTTGCAGATACCACTGGGCAGGTTTTTTCAGAACCGGTGATAGAGCTTATTGGTCGGCACCCGAAAGCGACAAATGATTATCTAGAGTACCGTAAGTCAATGGAGGGCATGTCAGCAGAACTTGCTGCAAAACGGGCCACACCTTCTGATAAAAAGCTATTAGCCGGACTGGCAGATGCTATGCGGGCAGCACATCAAGACGAGAATGCCGAACAGGAAGCAAGCCTAGACATCGAACTTCACAACGCTATTGGCGAATGCGCACACAATGTAATTTTGCTTCATAGCCTTCGTTCTTGCTATCGACTGCTTTCAGGTGGTGTAATTTTTAATCGTGAGATAGTGCATAAAATTAAAGGTGCCCGTGAGAAGCTGTTCAACCAGCATATTGCGATCATCGATGCGATTAACACCAATGACCCTGTTCTTGCTCGTGCGGCGGCAGAAACTCACCTTGACTTTATAATCACCAGCTTCAACGAAGCGAACCAACTTAGCGAAAGAGAATACATCTCTGAACTACGGCTAAAACAACGATCAAATTAATCTACAGAATACTTCAATTTTGATATCAACCCGTTTAAGACTAAGGCAAATCCGTTTATGGAAACTACTGATAAAAACAAACCAAAAGTCGGATTATTTGTGACTTGCTTGGTCGATTTATTCCGACCAAGTGTAGGCTTTTCAGCAGTCGAACTTATTGAAAAATCTGGCTGTGAAATAGATGTACCGATGGCACAAACATGCTGTGGGCAACCGGCCTATAATAGCGGTGATAAAGCTAGCACTCGAGAGATTGCGATTCAAGTTCTCGAACTATTTGAAGATTACGACTATGTGGTTGCGCCTTCAGGATCTTGCGCAGCAATGATCAAAAAACACTATATCGAACTATTTGAAAAAGGTGACCCGCTCTATATAAGAATGAGTGCGCTAGCTGATAAAACCTACGAACTTATAAGCTTTTTGACCGATATTATGTTTGTAACCCAAACAATTGATGCGCTCGACAAAACAGTTACATATCACGATTCATGTTCTGGCCTTCGGGAACTAGGCATTGAAAAACAACCACGAAAACTACTTTCTGGCATCAAGGATTTGAACGTTGAAGAAATGAAAGATAGTGACGTATGTTGCGGATTTGGCGGCACGTTTTGTGTAAAATATTCCGATATTTCCAATGCGATCGTCGAGAAAAAAACGCAATCAATTAAAAATACCGAGGCCGACATGTTGCTCGCGGGCGATATGGGGTGCCTGATGAATATGGCTGGGAAACTCAAACGCGAAGGTTCTGATATTGAGGTTCGGCACGTTGCAGAAGTCCTTGCTGGAAAGCTCGACACTAAACCCATTTCAGGAAATTGAGATATCACATGGAACTCACATCTCACAATTTGAAACAAAACTCGCAAGATGCGCTCAAAGATGCGCAATTGCAGCGCGCGCTTAGCAACGTTCCCAAAGGCTTCATTCAAAAACGTATTAAAGCTACGGATGCATTGCCTGAATTTGAAAGCCTTCGTGACAAAGGGGTTGAGATCAAGAAGCATACTCTGGCACACCTGGATTTATATTTGGAAGCCTATGAGAAAAAGGTAATCGAAAATGGAGGTCATGTTCACTGGGCAAAGACGGCAGAAGACGCGCGAAGAATAGCGCTTGAAATTTGCCAGAAACACAATGCTAAAACGGTGACTAAAGGTAAATCCATGATTACCGAAGAGGTTGAGCTTAACGAGCACCTTTTAGAACATGGAATTGAACCGGTTGAGACCGATCTTGGCGAGTACATCATTCAACTGCGGAATGAAAAACCAAGTCACATCATTGCACCTGCGATCCATGTCAATCAAAGTCAGGTGGAAGAAGATTTCAGACGCGAACATACTCACCTTGACCCCGAACGCGACATGTCAGAGCCGGAATCTCTTCTTGCGGAAGCACGTGAAGTCCTAAGGCAGCGCTATTTTGATGCAGATATTGGATTTACAGGTGCTAATTTTTTAATCGCAGAAACCGGTTCTTCAGTCATCGTGACGAATGAGGGGAATGGTGATCTTACACAGACACTTGGCAAAGTTCATGTGGTCATGGCTTCCATTGAAAAAGTTGTTCCGACGCTTGAAGATTGCAGCCAGATCTTGCGTATTCTTGCCCGTTCTGCAACAGGGCAGGACATGTCAGTTTACACGACACTTTCTACAGGTCCAAAACGGGAGGATGATCTTGATGGTCCAGAAGAATATCACGTTATACTTCTTGATAATGGCCGCACTGATATGCTTGGAACTGAGTTTGAAGATATGCTTCGTTGCATTAGATGCGGCGCTTGCCTAAATCATTGCCCTGTATATCACGCAATTGGCGGGCATGCCTATGGATCGATTTACCCGGGACCCATGGGGTCTGTTCTAACACCATCGTTGGAAGGTGTGGAAAAGGGTGGAACGCTACCCAATGCATCAACCTTTTGTGGACGATGCGAAGCTATTTGCCCTATGCGTATTCCTCTCCCAAAAATGATGCGGCATTGGCGTGAAAAAGAATTTGAAAATCATCTCCAAACCAAAACCGCGCGATATGGACTTTCGGTTTGGGCATATCTCGTTAAGCGACCAAAGATTTATCGAACGCTTATGTCATTTGCGATGCCTATTCTTTCGCTGTTTGGAGGTTCCAAACAGCGTATAACTAGCATGCCAATGTTGGGAGCGTGGACCCGCCACAGAGAGTTTCCTGCACCAGAAGGACGAACCTTTATGCAAGATTGGAACCAGCGCGAAGCGTTAAAGCAGAGTGCAAGCTCATGAATGATATTCGCGATAGCATCTTGGGTAGTCTCCGTACGACACTTGCCCAAAGGGCAAGCATCGAAACACGCAAAACGATGATGGAAAACAGGCTTAAGAATAAACCATCGGGTATCATTCCCAAAAGAGGTCAGTTGAAGGCTGAGGAGCGTATTGAACTATTTGTCAAAATGGCAAGTGATGCGCAAACCGTTGTTACGCGCGTTGCTAAATATACCGATATTCCAAAGGATGTTGTAACTTATCTTCGTGCGCATAATCTTCCCTTCTCGGTCTGCTCTGGACATGATAAACGGCTTGCAAAGGCAAAATGGGCAAGTGAGCCAAATTTGGAAGTTGAAAAGCGAGCTAGCGATGGCGGTGATTTGGTCGGAATTAGCCATGCGACATCTGCCATTGCAGAAAGTGGAACCCTGCTTCTGACGTCTGGCAAAGACAATCCAACAACCATCAACTTCCTTGCCGATCATCATATAGTGATCTTAAATGCCAAGGACATCAAAGGTGATTTGGAATCTGCACTTGGTAAGCTTAAGAAAAATGCTGATGGAAGTACCGAAATGCCACGCGCCATTAACCTAATTACTGGTCCCTCACGTTCTGGAGATATTGAGCAGAAATTACTACTAGGTGCCCATGGACCAAGAGCCCTCAAAATCGTAATCGTTGGGTAGTACCTAACTACAGCTTAGTTCAATTTAAGCCCTTCTTCTCGAAGCCTTGCGGTTGCCAGAACTGAACTCAGTACGATTTTTTGAAAGCATAGCAATAACGCCAAATGCGGGTATAGGTTTGCAAAATGCGAACCCTTGAAGGAGGTCACACCCCATATCTGCCAGAATATCTGCGTGCTTTAAACTCTCAACACCTTCTGCCACAACGGCAACTTTAAAAGGGCGACTAAGTTGAATAATACTCTTAACCAAGTTCCGTTGATCTTCGCTCTCAACAATCGGGAAGATAAACTCCCTATCGATTTTCAAGCGTTTTGGCTTCAAATATTGAAGAGATAAAATCGATGCATGCCCGGTTCCAAAATCATCAATCTCAATATCAAATCCAAGTTCCTTAAGTGCTTCAACATTCTCAATAATCTGCGTTGAATCTCTATTGATGTCTACCGTCTCGGTAATTTCAAAACTTAAGCTCCCGCGAGGAATTTTCAGCTTTTTAATCGAGCTAATAAAATTTGGATTGCCAATAGAACTAACATTTAAATTGATCGCGACACTTTTAACGGGGCAGTTCTTGTCTATCTTCCACATCGACAAATCACTCAAAGCGGCCTGCATCATCATCTTATCAATCTGCTCACCAAATCCCATATCAATAGCTTCTTCTAAAAAATCTGCCGGTGGCAACACTCCTCTTGTTGGATGGCGCCACCTTACCAATGCTTCAGCACTGATTATTTCGCGACTTTGCGCATCAAATTGAAGTTGATAATAGGGTATGAACTCTCGGCGATTAATGGCCGAAGCAATTTCTTCGCGCAAACTTATTTTATGTTGGTGCGATGAAAAAATCTTATCGGTAAATAGCTCAAAACGGCAACCACCAAGTTGTTTTGCTTGATACAATGCCATATCAGCATTCACTAGAATATCGCTTACATCAAGTTCCATTGTGGGTGAACTCAAGTAAACTAAGTCCGCACCTATACTTGCGCTAACGTCGCAACGCTGACCTTCAAACAAGATAGGCTGTGAAAGACTATCGACAAGCGTTTTTGAAAATGCTGATAACTTTTCTTTCCCAACGGCTTCACTCGACAAGATTACAAACTCGTCACCACCAATACGTGCCACAAAGTCGGTAGGTGCAAGACAGCTTCTAATCTTATCTGCAATACGTTCCAACACGTGATCGCCAGCCTTATGGCCCATCGTGTCATTAACCTGCTTAAATCGATCTAGATCAATATGTAATATTGCCAACTCAGAACTGTAATCTTTCTGACTACCCACCCGTCTTTGCAATTCTTCTTTCAGGTAACGCCTATTCGCTAACCCCGTGAGAGCATCATGCAGTGCATCATGGCCAATTTGTTCATAGGCAATTCTAATTTTTTGGTTCTGTGTGCTTAAATTTTTTACAAGTGCACGCATTTTTTGCTTCTGTTTTGCGCTGCGTAAATAATAATATGAACTGACCAAATGAGCCGGCCAAAATATGAAAATTGCCTCCATCAATAATAAGACCATAGCAATCGAATAGAACCAATTATTGATGGAATGAGCATAATCTGCGCGATGCTTCTCAGCCACTTTAAGTATTGTCTCCAGCCTATCATGTCGTGCATTTAGCCGCGCACCGACATCAGGGGACTGTGTAAATTTCGCAGTTTGG
This genomic interval carries:
- a CDS encoding L,D-transpeptidase, giving the protein MKFSRIGLLIAATAIFASPTMANDRYRTKPPVTVSPSLESTWVLQLNGGQVRSRSVQRVQRRQKQRVVRRSLTTGEQRSGVVIRQAAVAPAAKKKAVKPQLSAQFLPQLVNYESDKKVGSIVIDTQTKHLYLILGDGKARRYGVGVGKQGFEWTGSEKITRKGEWPSWRPPAEMIAREKKKGRILPTHMEGGPQNPLGARALYLGSTLYRIHGTNQPWTIGQAVSSGCIRMRNQDVVDLYERVKVGARVTVI
- a CDS encoding FAD-binding protein gives rise to the protein MTMQNIVAPTSSEELVEVVAQAYRDVEAIEIRGAGTKRPIGYNVASDIQLELSQLSGIVEYTASELVMSANAGTSLDLVKAALDENNQMLAFEPADYSILLGTTGNQTMGGIFAANLSGSRRLVAGAARDGLLGINFVNGKGQLIKTGGKVMKNVTGLDLVKFLAGSWGTLGIMRDVTFKVLPKQEVATTIIIHGLGDREATEAMALAMAQSVEVSAAAHLPQSLSNTVLDGKFSGKSMTMLRLEGLELSVKVRKEKLQAIMHKYGDISFLDTSNSAALWTEMSNVKPFHERAKASIWKVSVAPSDGYKVVAELSNMSDIDAFYDWQGGLVWIADNTVGNVSAVRQAVQKVGSGYATLLKKSAELDEPVDIFEPQNAAVATLSERIKHQFDPNNILNPGRMYREHDTSQKAAS
- the glcF gene encoding glycolate oxidase subunit GlcF, whose product is MRTDFSLAQLADSNVAESEKILRKCVHCGFCTATCPTYVTLGNELDSPRGRIYLIKDMLENDRPADEKTVTHLDRCLSCLACMTTCPSGVNYMHLIDNARAYIEKTYDRPFADRMIRALLVNILPYPKRFRLALRFAQLGRPFATLFRAIKPLKPLGAMLDLAPPSISSDQRSSEPGTRKNTGVKKARVAILSGCAQPVLSPSINAATIELLTRIGVEVVIPKGETCCGSLTHHMGREEAALQSAKNNVDVWMREVENGGLDAIIITASGCGTTIKDYGHMLREDTSYADKAAKVSTLAKDITEFLVEMELPESKIDEPLTVTYHSACSMQHGQKITTHPKTLLKKAGFIVKDPPEGHLCCGSAGTYNILQSEIADKLKERKVNNIMSTKPDIIAAGNIGCITQIASGTDVPIIHTVELLNWVYGGNKPKELK
- a CDS encoding DNA-3-methyladenine glycosylase I, translated to MSDDTPDEGLIKGEDGITRCWWPSDLPDYIEYHDNEWGVPVDDDERLFEKLCLEGFQSGLSWLTILRKRENFRKAFCNFEIEKVAAFTQDDIERLVLDAGIIRHRGKIKSAVNNANRALEMQKEFGSLGHYFWAQEPDESERPDKCDYATLRTLGKTERSTTISKDLKKRGWSFVGPTTAYAFMQAMGIVNDHVEGCHHRAIIEEARRNFKRPTG
- a CDS encoding L,D-transpeptidase; translation: MVFATPHTFAFTYDTGRILGLENSTDVVQVAVKKKMNPKFRRRNVRIETSQKPGTIIIDSNTKYLYYITGKNKAIRYGVGVGRDGFGWGGTVKIGRKAEWPSWTPPKTMIRREAAKGRKIPSYMKGGINNPLGARAMYLYRGGRDTIFRIHGTNQPWTIGHNMSSGCIRMVNKDVEHLYKRAKIGTKVIVIKDGASSAKYYKPKKGFFGA